In the genome of Methanopyrus kandleri AV19, one region contains:
- the trpB gene encoding tryptophan synthase subunit beta — protein sequence MGRYVDRYPDENGYFGEYGGRFVPETLMPALEELEDAFKEAREDPEFWEELEELWRKYAGRPTPLYYARNLSRKLGVKVYLKREDLVHGGAHKLNNTLGQALLADRMGKDRIIAETGAGQHGLATAMAGAALGKKVEIYMGAIDVERQKHNVFRMELMGAKVHPVKAGTQTLKDAINEALRDWITNLETTHYLLGSVVGPHPYPWIVREFQRVIGRETKEQITELEGGLPDAIVACTGGGSNSIGIFYDFLDDEEVALYAVEAGGKGLDTDEHSASLCAGEVGVLHGCRTKVLQDEHGQIRPTHSIAPGLDYPGVGPELAFLVDEGRVTADAVTDEEALRGFVMLNETEGILPALESAHAVYYVKKLVERGELDRGDVVVVNLSGRGDKDVRIAAEELGVEI from the coding sequence TTGGGACGGTACGTGGATAGGTACCCGGACGAGAACGGGTATTTCGGTGAGTACGGAGGGCGTTTCGTGCCGGAGACGCTCATGCCCGCGCTGGAGGAACTAGAGGATGCGTTCAAAGAAGCACGTGAAGACCCAGAGTTCTGGGAAGAACTCGAAGAACTGTGGCGGAAGTACGCCGGGCGCCCGACTCCACTGTACTACGCACGGAACCTGTCGCGGAAACTCGGCGTCAAGGTGTACCTCAAGCGCGAGGACTTGGTCCACGGCGGGGCACACAAGCTGAACAACACACTCGGTCAGGCCCTGCTCGCCGATCGTATGGGTAAAGATCGCATCATCGCGGAGACCGGTGCCGGACAACACGGACTCGCCACCGCCATGGCCGGGGCCGCACTGGGCAAGAAAGTCGAGATCTACATGGGGGCCATCGACGTAGAGCGCCAGAAACACAACGTCTTCAGGATGGAGCTGATGGGGGCCAAAGTCCACCCCGTGAAAGCCGGAACGCAGACGCTCAAGGACGCGATCAACGAGGCGCTGCGCGACTGGATAACGAACCTCGAGACTACTCATTACCTCTTGGGTTCCGTCGTCGGGCCGCACCCTTACCCGTGGATCGTCCGCGAGTTTCAGCGGGTGATCGGCAGGGAGACGAAGGAGCAGATCACGGAGCTAGAGGGAGGTCTTCCGGACGCGATCGTGGCGTGTACGGGGGGAGGCAGTAACTCCATCGGGATATTCTACGACTTCCTGGACGATGAGGAAGTAGCGCTATACGCCGTCGAGGCCGGTGGCAAGGGGCTGGATACTGACGAACATTCGGCCTCGCTGTGCGCCGGGGAGGTGGGGGTCCTCCACGGTTGTCGGACCAAAGTCCTTCAGGATGAGCACGGCCAGATCCGACCGACACACAGCATCGCACCTGGTCTCGACTATCCTGGAGTGGGTCCGGAGCTCGCGTTCCTAGTGGACGAAGGTAGAGTCACCGCCGACGCCGTGACGGACGAGGAAGCACTGCGTGGTTTCGTCATGCTGAACGAAACCGAAGGGATACTCCCAGCGCTCGAATCCGCACACGCGGTCTATTACGTGAAAAAGCTGGTGGAAAGAGGTGAACTGGACCGTGGGGACGTTGTCGTCGTGAACCTGTCGGGGAGAGGCGACAAGGACGTAAGGATAGCGGCGGAGGAATTGGGGGTGGAGATCTAG
- a CDS encoding V4R domain-containing protein, with protein sequence MDELIKDLEEGAGEKGELLAEIVYERADSLEEMLELLEDMGMEGIKVDFVGDKEDPEEIVITVETTVTVEFYEENPEVKEEMGFTEPACELEQALFRKLAELKYDKSMEIEETKCQLAGDDICKFRIVPKE encoded by the coding sequence TTGGATGAGCTGATAAAAGACCTTGAGGAGGGAGCGGGAGAGAAGGGAGAGCTCCTCGCGGAAATCGTCTACGAGCGCGCGGACTCCCTCGAAGAGATGCTGGAGTTGCTCGAGGATATGGGCATGGAGGGGATAAAGGTTGACTTCGTGGGTGATAAGGAGGACCCGGAAGAAATAGTCATCACCGTAGAAACGACGGTTACGGTGGAATTCTACGAGGAGAACCCCGAGGTTAAGGAGGAAATGGGATTCACCGAGCCCGCTTGTGAGTTGGAGCAGGCCTTATTCCGCAAGCTAGCGGAGCTGAAGTACGATAAGAGCATGGAGATAGAGGAGACGAAGTGCCAGCTGGCGGGCGACGATATCTGTAAGTTCCGTATAGTACCGAAGGAGTAG
- a CDS encoding dihydroneopterin aldolase family protein, which produces MKYFKRLSDRERAIFEAGITLGAIYHQFCGTPVSPGTAEEVAKCIERAALLQPCVIDARVEVDVSSEDTDNYGGYTEVSGRNLRVTIVTRCGEWEAVGKLEFIEELNYPLMWVEEIRRVEQ; this is translated from the coding sequence TTGAAGTATTTCAAGAGGTTGTCCGATCGGGAGCGCGCGATATTCGAGGCTGGAATCACGCTGGGCGCTATATATCATCAGTTCTGCGGCACGCCTGTATCACCCGGCACCGCGGAGGAGGTGGCCAAGTGTATCGAACGTGCTGCCCTACTTCAGCCCTGCGTAATCGATGCTCGGGTGGAGGTGGACGTATCATCCGAGGATACCGACAACTACGGTGGGTACACGGAGGTTTCAGGCCGGAACCTACGAGTTACGATTGTAACTAGGTGCGGGGAGTGGGAGGCCGTAGGGAAGCTCGAGTTCATCGAGGAGCTGAACTACCCACTTATGTGGGTTGAGGAGATCCGGCGGGTGGAACAGTGA
- a CDS encoding adenylyltransferase/cytidyltransferase family protein → MTVIGIAADFDPPHRGHAYLLDRARDLGDEVVVFLNADYTAHHTPPLLPYRLRREIVLELGADEVIPVRGYHQRFPLAYTVPVRVRLMAEEGVDVILDAGPSRNLDRLREHVERVLEVSDLFSIPPNVPARNVVRWLAAVEYVNRELGTDVELLLIPELEGYSGRKIRAALRRSGYSPDSLRKVRRHLPRETFKKLERYLKARTPPIARRKELLDVLNRASSYELCSIAHLNTIAVREILRGRPFRSERQVWGALRRADYGSVLTRLALANTECRVTSDEIARIALSWCVERLVPENQSPDSMYRRDWFVAALSSHGVKARDADRLYKRADSYEEARRLARRRYGVDPGVPRFETLIGEARVSDGEYRPAISANGRLGVVEDGFQELRATAFGATLLRYVLDDPFVDAVIRVEDEEARLIVFPGDSP, encoded by the coding sequence GTGACCGTTATCGGGATAGCCGCCGACTTCGATCCACCCCACCGGGGACACGCTTACCTATTAGACCGTGCCCGAGACCTCGGTGACGAAGTCGTGGTGTTCCTCAACGCTGATTACACCGCGCACCATACCCCACCTCTCCTACCGTACCGCTTACGTCGCGAGATAGTGTTAGAGCTCGGCGCAGACGAGGTGATACCAGTCCGGGGGTACCACCAGCGATTTCCACTTGCCTACACGGTCCCCGTGCGAGTCAGACTCATGGCGGAGGAGGGCGTGGATGTTATCCTCGACGCTGGACCGTCGCGAAACCTCGATCGGCTCCGTGAGCACGTCGAGAGGGTGTTGGAGGTAAGTGACCTCTTCTCCATTCCTCCGAACGTTCCGGCCCGTAATGTGGTCCGATGGTTGGCGGCCGTCGAGTACGTGAACCGAGAGCTGGGAACGGACGTCGAGCTACTCCTTATTCCGGAGCTCGAAGGGTATTCCGGTCGCAAGATCAGAGCCGCGCTCCGGCGCTCCGGCTATTCACCCGATTCGCTCAGAAAAGTCAGGCGTCACTTGCCCCGGGAAACGTTCAAAAAACTTGAACGATACCTCAAGGCGCGGACACCACCGATAGCCCGGCGAAAGGAGCTCCTCGACGTCTTGAACCGCGCGTCGAGCTACGAGCTCTGTAGCATCGCACACCTCAACACCATCGCCGTTCGGGAGATCCTCAGAGGGCGTCCATTCAGATCGGAGCGTCAGGTTTGGGGGGCACTCCGCAGAGCCGACTACGGTTCGGTGCTCACGCGGCTCGCATTGGCGAACACCGAGTGTCGCGTAACCTCGGACGAGATCGCTCGGATCGCTCTAAGCTGGTGTGTCGAGCGTCTTGTCCCGGAGAACCAATCTCCCGACTCGATGTACCGGCGCGATTGGTTCGTGGCGGCTCTTTCCAGCCATGGGGTTAAGGCCCGCGATGCGGATCGACTGTACAAGCGAGCCGATTCCTACGAAGAGGCTCGTCGACTGGCTCGTAGACGTTACGGCGTCGATCCCGGAGTCCCGCGGTTCGAGACCCTCATAGGTGAAGCTAGGGTTTCGGACGGAGAATATCGTCCGGCTATATCGGCCAACGGCCGACTGGGGGTTGTCGAGGACGGGTTTCAGGAACTGCGCGCGACGGCATTCGGAGCCACGTTGCTCAGGTACGTCCTGGACGACCCCTTCGTGGACGCCGTGATTCGGGTGGAAGACGAGGAGGCCAGACTGATCGTTTTCCCGGGGGACTCGCCGTGA
- a CDS encoding TIGR04013 family B12-binding domain/radical SAM domain-containing protein, whose protein sequence is MRRIWFHLDSKNRYSLAHVLGAVEARAPELIPYIEVSRNPDPEPGDIVVFSFNTFMAPEVFEVVERLHDDVVKLAGGPHPSARPDQCLEHGFDIVLIGEGEEVVPEVLRELIRGKEPEERPGVYLGEGNPQPAPRVEDLDRFPPYSEGFRIFCSVEITRGCPWGCAFCQVTRLFGPKLRHRSVEDVVRWVRRGVERYGHTFARFVAPDALAYGSPDGIRLKPDRVKRLLRSLRSIEGLEKVFFGSFPAELRPDSIAKGDAIELIAHYADNERVNIGAQSGSERVLKRIERGHTVEDVEVAVEKALEVGLKPVVDFIFGLPGETEEDQLASVELARWIIKRGGEVRLHYFMPLPGTPLENEEPAPLSSKIRRILGRWTQEGKAEGAWGHQMRLSKTAMKVLSG, encoded by the coding sequence GTGAGGAGGATTTGGTTCCACTTGGACTCAAAGAATAGGTACAGCCTGGCACACGTGCTCGGGGCCGTAGAGGCCCGTGCCCCCGAGCTAATACCGTACATCGAGGTCTCCAGGAACCCGGATCCGGAGCCCGGGGACATCGTGGTGTTCTCGTTCAACACGTTCATGGCTCCCGAGGTCTTCGAGGTGGTGGAACGTCTCCATGATGACGTGGTGAAACTGGCGGGTGGTCCCCACCCATCGGCCCGACCGGACCAGTGCCTCGAGCACGGGTTCGACATCGTCCTGATCGGGGAGGGGGAGGAAGTAGTCCCGGAGGTACTCCGTGAACTCATTCGTGGTAAGGAACCTGAAGAACGCCCCGGCGTTTACTTGGGTGAGGGGAATCCTCAACCAGCCCCGCGGGTGGAGGATCTCGACCGCTTTCCGCCGTACTCCGAGGGTTTTCGCATATTCTGTTCCGTCGAAATCACCCGAGGATGCCCTTGGGGTTGTGCCTTCTGTCAAGTCACCAGACTCTTCGGGCCGAAGCTGCGGCATCGGTCCGTGGAGGACGTGGTCCGATGGGTCAGGAGAGGGGTCGAGCGGTACGGTCACACCTTCGCTCGCTTCGTCGCTCCGGATGCTCTGGCATACGGGTCACCCGACGGTATCCGGCTGAAGCCGGACCGAGTGAAGCGTCTCCTCCGATCACTCCGCTCGATTGAGGGGTTAGAAAAGGTGTTTTTCGGTAGCTTTCCGGCGGAACTCAGACCCGACTCCATCGCCAAAGGGGATGCCATTGAACTGATCGCTCACTATGCGGACAACGAGCGTGTCAACATCGGAGCACAGTCCGGGAGCGAACGCGTACTCAAGAGGATTGAGCGAGGGCATACCGTGGAGGACGTCGAAGTGGCCGTAGAGAAGGCGCTGGAAGTAGGTCTGAAACCTGTGGTCGATTTCATCTTCGGGTTGCCCGGGGAGACGGAGGAGGACCAGTTAGCGTCAGTAGAACTCGCCCGGTGGATAATCAAGCGGGGTGGTGAGGTCAGACTCCACTACTTCATGCCACTGCCCGGAACACCGCTGGAGAACGAGGAGCCAGCACCGCTCTCGTCCAAGATCCGGCGTATACTCGGACGGTGGACTCAAGAAGGTAAGGCGGAAGGCGCGTGGGGACACCAGATGAGGCTCTCCAAGACCGCGATGAAAGTCCTGAGCGGGTAA
- the purQ gene encoding phosphoribosylformylglycinamidine synthase I — protein MVRVAVIRFPGTNCDLEMAWAVKLAGGDPEFVWHEDGGLDDFDAVIIPGGFTYGDYIRAGAIAALSPILEEIRECAEDGRPVLGVCNGMQILAEAELIPGTLTVNVGNRFICDWVYLRVERTDTPFTTKYQEDEVIRVPIAHAEGRYYYENPEEIEDNVVFRFCGPDGDVSEEYNLNGSVGGITGVVNDDGNVLGMMPHPERAAHRLLNSDDGLRLFESLVEWCRS, from the coding sequence TTGGTCCGTGTGGCTGTCATCAGGTTTCCCGGCACGAACTGCGACCTCGAGATGGCATGGGCCGTGAAGCTCGCTGGTGGAGATCCGGAGTTCGTCTGGCACGAAGATGGTGGGTTAGACGACTTCGACGCCGTGATCATCCCGGGCGGATTCACTTACGGGGATTACATCCGGGCGGGCGCCATCGCCGCGCTATCCCCGATTTTGGAGGAGATTCGAGAGTGTGCAGAGGACGGGCGCCCCGTGCTGGGAGTGTGTAACGGAATGCAGATACTAGCCGAAGCGGAGCTCATCCCGGGTACTCTCACGGTCAACGTCGGGAACAGGTTCATCTGCGATTGGGTCTACTTACGCGTGGAACGTACTGACACCCCGTTCACGACCAAGTACCAGGAGGACGAAGTCATTCGAGTTCCGATCGCCCACGCGGAGGGACGGTACTACTACGAAAACCCGGAGGAGATCGAGGACAACGTGGTGTTCAGGTTCTGCGGACCCGACGGCGACGTCTCAGAGGAGTACAACCTCAACGGCTCCGTCGGCGGTATTACGGGAGTTGTGAACGACGATGGGAACGTCCTCGGAATGATGCCTCACCCTGAGCGCGCGGCTCACCGTCTCCTGAACTCCGATGACGGTTTACGGTTGTTCGAGTCGCTCGTCGAGTGGTGCCGATCCTGA
- the purS gene encoding phosphoribosylformylglycinamidine synthase subunit PurS, translating to MTQLVTVEVRVSLKPKALDPEGETVKRALHRLGYEEVEDVRTAKIYRIELDINDEEEAVELVDEMCRRLLANPVVEDYEIEVVE from the coding sequence GTGACACAGTTGGTCACCGTCGAGGTTCGCGTGAGCTTGAAACCGAAGGCATTGGACCCCGAAGGTGAGACTGTGAAGAGGGCGTTACACCGACTGGGATACGAGGAGGTGGAAGACGTTCGGACGGCCAAGATCTACAGGATCGAGCTCGACATCAACGACGAAGAAGAGGCCGTAGAGCTCGTCGATGAGATGTGTCGGAGACTTCTTGCAAATCCAGTCGTCGAAGACTACGAGATCGAGGTCGTCGAGTGA
- the purC gene encoding phosphoribosylaminoimidazolesuccinocarboxamide synthase has product MERGRLVYEGKAKSLYEHPEDENLLVMEFRDDITAFNMEKMDTVEGKGVYNCLISARLFEVLEDAGIPTHYVELADERRMVVERLDMFNLEVICRNMATGSLVERLPFEEGEKLDPPIVEFDYKSDEYGDPMVNMDHIRALGLATEEEVERMRELTLQVNEVLSEFLKDCDIILVDFKLEFGVNPDGEVVVGDEISPDTCRFWDAETEESLDKDIFRKDEGDVLAGYREAAERILRGDEEKLAMLPG; this is encoded by the coding sequence ATGGAGCGCGGTAGACTCGTCTACGAGGGCAAGGCGAAGAGTCTCTACGAACATCCGGAGGATGAGAACCTGCTCGTGATGGAATTCCGAGACGACATCACGGCGTTTAACATGGAGAAAATGGATACCGTCGAAGGCAAGGGAGTTTACAACTGCCTGATTTCGGCGCGATTGTTCGAAGTACTCGAAGACGCCGGAATACCCACCCACTACGTGGAACTCGCCGACGAGCGTCGCATGGTAGTGGAGCGCTTAGACATGTTTAATTTGGAGGTCATCTGTCGCAACATGGCGACGGGCAGTTTGGTGGAGCGACTACCATTCGAGGAGGGTGAGAAGCTGGATCCACCGATCGTCGAATTCGACTACAAGAGCGACGAATACGGAGACCCGATGGTGAATATGGACCACATCCGAGCGCTAGGTTTGGCTACGGAAGAAGAAGTAGAACGCATGCGGGAGCTGACCCTGCAGGTGAACGAAGTGCTCTCCGAGTTCCTGAAGGATTGCGACATCATCCTGGTGGACTTCAAGCTCGAGTTCGGAGTGAACCCGGACGGAGAAGTCGTAGTGGGAGACGAGATCAGCCCCGACACGTGCCGGTTCTGGGACGCGGAGACCGAAGAGAGCCTGGACAAGGACATCTTCAGAAAAGACGAAGGAGACGTTCTGGCGGGTTACAGGGAAGCCGCCGAGAGAATCCTGCGAGGTGATGAGGAGAAGCTGGCCATGCTACCGGGGTGA
- a CDS encoding FIST signal transduction protein: MKTIEVGVAYGKDPHAVVEDAIDQLTEDPNLGLVFFSPKHIEEIESAVGSLPEGCKVIGCSTAGELTPDGYTYGTVIVALISSPYLAVETHRITFEREDPKHAREIGRNLVLGAMEKLRNPGPCLDINFNAMLTSLSEGRPIRALPYFIIELVEGLVPAIDYYMDGINEVVQKYKFLEVYGGAAGDDLRLERTYVLEGRTLCPEGSAVVAFGSTALKIGGALECGFEPVYEDRFPVTKAVPEERRIVEFDGEPAADYYADVVGKPVEELDDSVFMWNPLGWEIFGREIIVREPAFVEDDGSMIFHSRSPAAGALIRLEPTEENMRETARRVTERAMRRADIRDPEEIALVLVFDCAHRDCDAQYDAIREVVGDDVPIVGFKTYGEHGQLESGPVGHFNQTIEVVDR; encoded by the coding sequence TTGAAGACTATAGAGGTCGGTGTGGCTTACGGGAAGGATCCGCACGCGGTCGTGGAGGACGCGATAGATCAGCTAACGGAGGATCCCAACTTAGGGCTGGTATTCTTCTCACCCAAGCACATCGAGGAAATCGAGAGTGCCGTGGGCAGCCTCCCAGAAGGATGCAAGGTGATAGGGTGTTCGACGGCCGGTGAGCTCACTCCGGATGGGTACACCTATGGCACAGTTATCGTGGCGTTAATCTCCAGCCCGTACCTCGCCGTGGAAACGCACCGCATTACCTTCGAGCGTGAAGACCCGAAGCACGCTAGGGAGATAGGCCGCAACCTCGTGCTCGGAGCGATGGAGAAGCTACGTAACCCGGGCCCCTGTCTCGACATCAACTTCAACGCCATGCTCACGAGTCTCAGTGAGGGAAGACCCATCAGGGCGCTTCCCTACTTCATAATCGAGCTCGTCGAGGGCCTGGTTCCCGCCATTGATTACTACATGGACGGTATCAACGAGGTGGTCCAGAAGTACAAGTTCCTCGAGGTGTACGGTGGGGCGGCCGGTGACGACCTACGTCTCGAGCGTACGTACGTGCTCGAGGGGCGTACCTTGTGTCCTGAAGGGTCGGCCGTGGTAGCGTTCGGCTCTACGGCTCTCAAGATCGGCGGGGCCCTAGAGTGCGGATTCGAGCCGGTGTATGAGGATAGGTTCCCGGTCACCAAGGCCGTACCCGAGGAGCGACGGATCGTGGAGTTCGACGGCGAACCGGCCGCCGATTATTACGCCGATGTGGTGGGGAAACCCGTCGAGGAACTCGATGACTCCGTGTTCATGTGGAACCCGCTTGGATGGGAGATCTTCGGCCGGGAGATCATCGTGCGCGAGCCGGCGTTCGTGGAAGACGACGGGTCGATGATCTTCCATTCGAGGTCACCGGCGGCGGGAGCGTTGATCCGGCTTGAACCGACTGAGGAGAACATGCGTGAAACCGCGCGGCGTGTCACGGAGCGGGCGATGAGGAGGGCGGACATCCGAGATCCCGAGGAGATCGCGCTGGTGCTCGTGTTCGACTGTGCTCACCGGGACTGTGACGCCCAATACGATGCCATTCGGGAAGTGGTGGGCGACGATGTGCCGATCGTTGGGTTCAAAACCTACGGAGAGCACGGGCAGCTTGAGTCGGGCCCCGTCGGTCACTTCAACCAGACCATCGAGGTCGTCGATCGGTAG
- a CDS encoding DUF2117 family protein yields the protein MIHGPTVIDTGWAERILRSLKRLGEVRAKLGGTTGYVALLDAGLDSVVEFDRKLPSECLSELNEWADVLVLTNHGKSRESGLAFAEQVLSRAEGVDSLVQAERPGEPDGGIVLWNPGDAERTVAEHLREDLGLKITEVRTVRTEKGGGIGKSRRVACVEPGDRILVNGITVGVAESRNVELVFDDSGYLVEIRGGRIKPEGVERLGRVDPERVVVKTDRRLRRTEPERKRVKSGPERIHRVLLVDHDAERKVEDMRRSDAVVSVGDDTTCVCAELGDRLGVWVIGLVDLDPDGWVRDDTRESLRSSENLAALLVCERDDDAGKLVRGRFFRDREMRVLDPPVTVGELVEEVKECVKEVLKCVYHKAKETSA from the coding sequence GTGATCCACGGTCCTACGGTGATCGACACGGGTTGGGCCGAGCGTATCCTTCGCTCCCTGAAAAGGCTGGGCGAGGTCCGTGCTAAGCTCGGAGGCACCACCGGTTACGTGGCGCTCTTAGACGCGGGACTAGACTCCGTGGTGGAGTTCGACCGGAAGCTACCGAGCGAGTGCTTGTCCGAGCTGAACGAGTGGGCCGACGTTCTAGTCCTCACGAACCACGGTAAAAGCCGAGAAAGCGGTCTCGCTTTCGCGGAACAGGTACTCTCCAGGGCCGAAGGTGTCGACTCGCTAGTACAGGCAGAGCGCCCGGGCGAACCCGACGGTGGTATCGTCCTGTGGAACCCCGGCGACGCGGAGCGGACGGTGGCTGAGCACCTCCGGGAGGATTTGGGGTTGAAGATTACCGAGGTTCGGACTGTTCGGACCGAGAAAGGCGGCGGAATTGGGAAGTCCCGGAGGGTCGCCTGTGTCGAGCCGGGTGATCGCATTCTAGTGAACGGAATCACGGTAGGTGTCGCCGAATCCCGGAACGTGGAGCTGGTGTTCGATGACAGCGGGTACTTGGTGGAGATTCGCGGCGGCAGGATCAAGCCGGAAGGTGTAGAGCGCCTCGGCCGGGTGGATCCTGAGCGCGTGGTGGTGAAAACGGACCGCAGACTTAGGAGAACTGAGCCGGAGCGTAAGAGGGTGAAGAGTGGGCCCGAAAGGATCCATCGGGTTCTACTCGTCGACCACGACGCGGAGCGTAAAGTCGAAGATATGCGTCGATCGGACGCTGTCGTCTCCGTCGGGGACGACACAACTTGCGTGTGCGCGGAGCTAGGTGATCGGCTGGGAGTTTGGGTGATAGGGCTCGTCGATCTCGATCCGGACGGATGGGTTCGTGACGATACGCGCGAGTCCCTGCGCAGCTCCGAGAACCTAGCGGCCCTACTAGTGTGTGAGCGGGACGACGATGCCGGGAAATTGGTTCGAGGGCGGTTCTTTCGCGACCGAGAGATGAGGGTGCTCGATCCCCCCGTGACAGTTGGGGAGCTCGTCGAAGAGGTGAAAGAGTGCGTAAAGGAGGTTCTCAAGTGCGTGTACCACAAGGCGAAAGAGACCTCAGCGTGA
- a CDS encoding methanogenesis marker 2 protein, translating to MNLRELARELRSFEGVTRKHPVKTVVEGLLEPLDVTFEGEVIADVGEDAAAVKVGDDILLIAADGIWGKLIDRDPWWAGYCAVLVNVNDVLAMGGRPVGLVNVLSTSDVDVCREILEGMREGAWKFSTPVLGGHTHPDTPYTAVDAAIVGVTDEEHLVLSSTAEEGDLIVFVIDLNGRPYPEYPLNWDTTTMKDPDYLRRQMEAVVEASKLVKAGKDVSNPGLVGTLAMMLEASGCLGAEVWLDSIPKPEDVDMVTWLKMYPGMGFVYAVDSERDVRAIRRVLSDARLEVSVIGEVTEDGVVKVSEGDESARVFDFREDRILGVSPR from the coding sequence TTGAACCTCCGGGAACTCGCCCGCGAGCTCCGGTCCTTTGAGGGTGTTACCAGGAAGCATCCCGTGAAAACCGTGGTGGAGGGTCTTTTAGAGCCGCTCGATGTGACGTTCGAAGGAGAGGTCATCGCGGACGTGGGCGAGGATGCCGCGGCGGTAAAGGTGGGGGACGACATACTACTGATCGCGGCAGACGGCATCTGGGGCAAACTGATCGATCGGGACCCATGGTGGGCTGGGTACTGTGCGGTTCTCGTGAACGTGAACGACGTGCTGGCGATGGGCGGCCGGCCAGTCGGCCTCGTTAACGTGCTTTCGACGTCCGACGTCGATGTGTGTCGTGAAATCCTCGAAGGAATGCGTGAGGGCGCGTGGAAGTTTTCCACGCCGGTCCTCGGAGGACACACACATCCGGACACTCCTTACACCGCAGTAGATGCGGCGATAGTGGGGGTCACCGACGAAGAGCATCTCGTGCTCAGTTCTACTGCTGAGGAGGGGGACTTGATAGTCTTCGTCATCGACCTCAACGGTCGACCTTATCCGGAGTATCCTCTTAACTGGGATACAACAACGATGAAGGATCCTGACTACCTCAGGAGGCAAATGGAAGCCGTAGTGGAAGCTTCTAAGCTCGTGAAAGCTGGTAAAGATGTGAGTAACCCGGGCCTCGTCGGAACTCTCGCCATGATGCTCGAAGCCAGTGGTTGTCTCGGTGCTGAGGTGTGGTTAGACAGCATCCCAAAGCCTGAAGACGTAGACATGGTCACGTGGCTGAAAATGTATCCTGGAATGGGTTTCGTGTACGCGGTGGACAGTGAGCGCGATGTCCGTGCGATCAGGCGCGTGTTGTCCGATGCCAGGCTGGAAGTGTCGGTGATCGGCGAGGTGACGGAGGACGGTGTTGTTAAGGTGTCCGAAGGTGACGAAAGTGCTCGAGTGTTCGACTTTCGAGAGGACAGAATCCTCGGGGTGTCTCCACGTTGA